The genomic DNA tcagcaaaaaaaaaattaacctttAAACAATCATGGGGGCTCCTGGAATGTCAAATTCAGAACTTATGCATCAATACAAGGAAGTTTAGAGGTCTTTGAACCTAGTCGCTGCGCAGGAGCTGCTTGCCGTCTTCTGGGAAGGCCTCCGCCGGCCCACTTGCCCTGCTCGGACACGCCCTGCTCGTCTCTGCAGAATTTGTCTGTGAACAAATAAATTAGTAAATAGTTTGTGGATAGATGGGCAATTTACCACCCAATCAATTAAACATTTGATGACTAACCCTGACAGGTTCTGCACTGCAGCTCCCCACCAATCGCCTCGGCGGGCTTGTCTTCGAGACACTGGTCGGGGTCGAGAGCGTCCACAGGGTCTTTGTACGGGCTCCTTTTATACCAGGGCCTGGCAGGCTGCCTTGAGGGCCCTGAGTGAGGCTTCCTGTGGGTCGGATGCTTCCTGAGCGGCGCGCACCCTCGTCTGAACCTGACGTCCTCATCTGAGTCAGCTACGTCGTCCCTGTATGTCTTGGCGAGGTGGCCTTTGCTCCGACTGCTGCCTTTAGGCAGATTTTTCCCACAGCAGGCGCATAACACCTTATTGGAGGCAAAAAGCCATGAATcatccaccatttcgtcaccgcCTACTACTTCTGCCAATTTTCTACCAGAGTAAGCCTGCCTGGGGAAGAGATTCATGTCATCTAGGTCAGTGGAGAACATCTCATCTCGGGAGGAGAGTTCATCCAGGGACGGGCTTAAGACACTCATGCGTTCGTGGGTGGTCTGCATTGAGAGGCGGGGGTAGTAGTAGGGGGTGGACGGGGATGAGAGACGTGATCCTGCTGAGCCAAGAACACCTTCCAAAGGCAGCTGGAGAATCTGGTAATCGGGATCGACTTCGCTCAAGGCTTTGCAAACACTCTTTCTGTCCTTGTGCCTGATGGACGACGGGGTCCAGGACTTCAAGGAATCTACACTCACGATATCGTCGGCAACAAATTTCGGACTTGTGCCTTTGGCCACGGGAATATCTGACTGGATATCTGTGACATCAGATTTATCGTGAAAGAGAAAAGAGTCCACTGGTGGTGGATGCTCAGGATCTGGACCATCCTCATGGATGGAGGAGCTATCAAGAGGCAAATCCACTTCCACCGTTCCGGACCAGCACGCCTGAGGGCTCAGGGCGTCCAAGCTCCTGTGGCTCGATTCGGCATCATACACGGCTGTGGTGGAGTCTCTGAACACAACAGCCGGAGACTCCAAAGTAGTCGAACCCAGCGCTGCTGGCAGAAGGCTTCCATCGCCTTGTTCTTCACCTTTCTTCTCCTCAGCCGGAGAGAACATCCCTGAGGCATGAGACGCCACCCCCGAGTCCAGTTCCTTCTCGGGTCCCTGCAGCTCAGTGACTTGAATCTTGTTCAGGCACTCCATTAGCTTGCTGAGGGGGTCACTGGGGTCCGTCTGGACCTCTGAGGAGACAGTCTCACGTCGGCTCTGAGGCTGAGGGTGATGCTGTGGGCGTGGGCCGTCATTCCAGGCGGGCGCGTAGAAGCGAGGCTCAAACGTGCGCCGGTAATCCATGGGATACAATGGGGAAGGAGGGAAAACTAAGCCACCGTACGGCACGTACTGAAAAGGAGCCATATAGGGGCGACCGAAATTAAAACCTAGAAGACCAGAAAGTAAAAGAAAATCAAgcataagttgttttttttgtggttgtGTCGATTACAAAAGGGCTTGTGCTTGTATGCACAAACACATGTAAACATTTGGACAATTATCAGTCTTCTATTCCGCAAACAATTTTGGTGCCAGACGTTCATCCACTGCTTTTgggaagagtttttttttttttttttaaatacctgcAGGCACACCATAGTGGTTCAAGGGGTTGTTCATCTGCCAATGCTGATAAAGGTAGTAAGGTTGGGATGGAGGCTGCACGTAGAAAAAAGGTCTGGGGTGGTGATTTCGCTGCTGCCCATTGCTGCAGGAATGTGGTGGCTTGCTTCCATCTAAAATAAACAGATTAAGGtcacaaattttgacttttgttcaTTTAAGACCAATATGGAGCAGTAAGCAAGTACGAATactcatataaaaaaaataaaaaaaaatcagcaaatgcaacaaaagaaaaaaaaaagttattcatATGGTTATTTTATTCCATTATTAATACTAAgatgaatatatttttgtacgtgAGTAAAATACAATGTACACAATAAGATGAAGGTACTAGAGTAATTAAAACAATTTCTTACCTTCCATCTCTTCCTATCTTTCTCTTTGCTCAACCCGTCAAAAATAAAACACCACAAAAGCACGACGACCGACAAATGAACGTCAAAAACAATTTACAATCTGAGTCGCTTAACTAGTCGATGTGTACTAATCGTTCATCATGACCTTCAAGTAACTAAATGCGTAATTAGTTCAACAACACACACCTGGCTGGATGCGCTTATACTACTCGTGGTAAACGACAAACTATCGAATAAATTAACTATGACAGTGATAGAAAGTCAAGGAGATGTACGATAGTAAAATgcgtgtttttgtttgtgttaagAAGTTTCATTTGATGGATGGTTAGTGGAACAGGTCAACACGTTCACGCATGCGCAGTGTCTTCCTTCGAGAGgcctaaatgaataaaaaataaatataaaattaaaatacaaataaacagataGTAGATATAGTAATATGTGCTTAGAATATTTAGCACAAAAATAGTATATTTTATATGTTAGTATatggttaaaaaaatgaa from Corythoichthys intestinalis isolate RoL2023-P3 chromosome 20, ASM3026506v1, whole genome shotgun sequence includes the following:
- the LOC130908408 gene encoding bucky ball-like is translated as MEDGSKPPHSCSNGQQRNHHPRPFFYVQPPSQPYYLYQHWQMNNPLNHYGVPAGFNFGRPYMAPFQYVPYGGLVFPPSPLYPMDYRRTFEPRFYAPAWNDGPRPQHHPQPQSRRETVSSEVQTDPSDPLSKLMECLNKIQVTELQGPEKELDSGVASHASGMFSPAEEKKGEEQGDGSLLPAALGSTTLESPAVVFRDSTTAVYDAESSHRSLDALSPQACWSGTVEVDLPLDSSSIHEDGPDPEHPPPVDSFLFHDKSDVTDIQSDIPVAKGTSPKFVADDIVSVDSLKSWTPSSIRHKDRKSVCKALSEVDPDYQILQLPLEGVLGSAGSRLSSPSTPYYYPRLSMQTTHERMSVLSPSLDELSSRDEMFSTDLDDMNLFPRQAYSGRKLAEVVGGDEMVDDSWLFASNKVLCACCGKNLPKGSSRSKGHLAKTYRDDVADSDEDVRFRRGCAPLRKHPTHRKPHSGPSRQPARPWYKRSPYKDPVDALDPDQCLEDKPAEAIGGELQCRTCQDKFCRDEQGVSEQGKWAGGGLPRRRQAAPAQRLESTAPRKLMLHQRPQDDYDDGHDDDDKELQSSHWDRGSSVREQR